In Acinetobacter piscicola, a single window of DNA contains:
- a CDS encoding sulfate ABC transporter substrate-binding protein yields the protein MKKMIWVSLLGLLGLNSATYAAREFLNVSYDPTREFYQEYNKNFGQYWKSKTGQDIDFKQSHGGSGKQARSVIDGLQADVVTLALANDIDEIVKAGLIQKDWQKEFPNNSAPYTSTVVFLVRKGNPKNIKDWNDLIKPGVEIVTPNPKTGGAPRWIYLSAWGYALKQPGGNDAKARELVKKLYKNVKVLDSGARGSLTTFAERGIGDVLLSWENEAILATSGPDKDKYQIIYPSISILAEPSVAIVDKNVDKDGNRNLAKGYLNYLYSPQGQELAAKYHFRPRDAKAAAKYAAKFPKIKLFTINDVFGGWAKAQQTHFVNGAIYDQISAEK from the coding sequence ATGAAAAAAATGATATGGGTTAGTCTTTTGGGTTTATTAGGACTCAATAGTGCAACATATGCGGCAAGAGAGTTTTTAAATGTTTCTTATGATCCTACACGAGAGTTTTACCAAGAATACAATAAAAATTTTGGACAGTATTGGAAGTCGAAAACAGGGCAGGATATTGATTTTAAACAGTCGCATGGGGGATCAGGTAAACAAGCACGTTCTGTGATTGATGGCTTGCAAGCTGATGTAGTGACGCTGGCTTTGGCAAATGACATTGATGAAATTGTGAAAGCGGGTCTGATACAAAAAGATTGGCAAAAAGAATTTCCAAATAATTCGGCACCTTATACTTCAACAGTAGTTTTTTTGGTACGTAAAGGTAATCCTAAGAACATTAAAGATTGGAACGATTTAATCAAACCAGGTGTTGAAATCGTCACACCAAATCCGAAAACAGGGGGAGCACCACGTTGGATTTATCTCTCTGCGTGGGGGTATGCACTCAAACAACCTGGTGGGAATGATGCTAAGGCACGTGAGTTGGTTAAAAAGCTGTATAAAAACGTCAAAGTATTAGATTCAGGGGCGCGAGGTTCATTAACTACTTTTGCTGAACGTGGCATAGGGGATGTGCTGTTGTCTTGGGAAAATGAAGCAATCTTGGCAACTTCAGGTCCTGATAAAGACAAGTATCAAATTATTTATCCATCTATCTCAATTTTAGCTGAGCCTTCGGTGGCAATTGTTGATAAAAATGTGGATAAAGATGGTAATCGTAATTTAGCCAAAGGTTATTTAAATTACTTGTATTCTCCTCAAGGGCAGGAGTTGGCAGCTAAATATCATTTCCGCCCTCGTGATGCTAAAGCTGCTGCTAAATATGCTGCTAAATTTCCAAAAATTAAATTATTTACCATTAATGATGTATTTGGTGGTTGGGCAAAAGCACAGCAAACTCATTTTGTGAATGGGGCGATCTATGACCAAATTTCCGCTGAAAAATAA
- a CDS encoding sulfate ABC transporter substrate-binding protein yields the protein MKIQVKTWLHVALLAAGVAVTSNVAQAADRQFLNVSYDATREFYDEFNQSFGTYWKNRTGHTVNFKQSHGGSGKQARSVVDGLKGDVVTLALANDIEEIVKSGQIDKGWQKEFPYNSAPYTSTIVFMVRKGNPKHIKDWTDLTKPGVQIITPNPKTGGLPRWIYLSAWGYALKQPGGNDAKARDFVSKMYHNVKVMDPAARASMTTFAERGIGDVLLTWENEAMISKKTLGNKFDIVYPSMSILTEPSVAIVDKTVAKNGNKWLATGYINYLYSPLGQDMAARHFYRPRNEKILAKYAKQFPALKTFTIDEVFGGWPKAQQTHFVNGGVFDQIYNDKR from the coding sequence ATGAAAATTCAAGTGAAAACATGGCTACATGTTGCATTGCTTGCAGCAGGTGTAGCGGTGACTTCAAATGTAGCGCAAGCTGCTGATCGTCAATTTTTAAATGTTTCTTATGATGCAACTCGTGAGTTCTACGATGAATTTAATCAATCGTTTGGCACATATTGGAAGAATCGTACAGGGCATACCGTAAATTTTAAACAATCACATGGTGGTTCGGGCAAGCAAGCACGTTCAGTTGTGGACGGTTTAAAAGGTGATGTGGTCACACTTGCTTTGGCGAATGATATTGAAGAAATTGTAAAATCAGGTCAGATTGATAAAGGTTGGCAGAAAGAATTTCCGTATAACTCTGCGCCTTATACTTCAACGATTGTTTTTATGGTGCGTAAAGGTAATCCAAAACATATTAAAGATTGGACAGACTTGACTAAACCAGGTGTACAGATCATTACCCCTAATCCAAAAACAGGTGGTTTACCCCGTTGGATCTATTTATCTGCATGGGGTTATGCACTGAAACAGCCAGGTGGTAATGATGCTAAGGCACGTGATTTTGTTTCAAAAATGTACCATAATGTCAAGGTAATGGACCCTGCTGCACGTGCGTCTATGACGACTTTTGCTGAGCGTGGCATTGGGGATGTTTTACTGACTTGGGAAAATGAAGCCATGATCAGTAAAAAAACGTTGGGTAATAAGTTTGATATTGTTTATCCATCAATGTCGATTTTGACTGAGCCTTCTGTTGCGATTGTAGATAAGACCGTGGCGAAAAACGGGAATAAATGGTTAGCAACAGGCTATATTAACTATTTGTATTCTCCATTAGGTCAAGACATGGCAGCACGTCATTTCTATCGTCCACGGAATGAGAAAATTTTAGCGAAGTATGCAAAACAATTCCCTGCTTTAAAAACGTTCACGATTGATGAAGTCTTTGGTGGTTGGCCTAAAGCGCAACAAACCCACTTTGTAAATGGCGGTGTGTTTGATCAAATTTATAATGACAAACGTTAA
- the ettA gene encoding energy-dependent translational throttle protein EttA, producing MAQYIYTMNRVSKMVPPKREILKDISLSFFPGAKIGVLGLNGAGKSTLLRIMAGVDKDFSGEARAQPGIKIGYLEQEPPLDETKDVRGNVEDGLREPLDALARLDEVFAEYAAEDADFDALAKEQEKLEAIIHAWDAHNIVNQMDQAAAALNLPAWDADVSKLSGGERRRVALCRLLLSKPDMLLLDEPTNHLDASSVAWLERFLKDFPGTIVAITHDRYFLDNVAEWILELDRGMGIPYQGNYSSWLEQKNARLEQENKQEESFAKALKKELEWVRSNAKGQQKKNKARMERFEELNSREFQQRNETSEIYIPPGPRLGNKVVEVEGISKSFGDRTLYKDLSFVVPPAAIVGIVGENGAGKTTLFRMMTGEQQPDTGTVVLGESVKVAYVGQIRDTLDDNKTVWEEVSGGLDILRIGEYEIASRAYIGRFNFKGQDQQKRVGQLSGGERNRLQLAKILQMGANVILLDEPSNDLDIETLRALEDAILVFPGTVMVISHDRWFLDRIATHILSFEGETPEFFTGNYAEFEEYRRKRDGDDLVTKRQKYRKIGV from the coding sequence GTGGCCCAATACATTTACACGATGAACCGTGTGTCGAAGATGGTTCCGCCGAAACGCGAAATCTTAAAAGACATCTCTTTATCATTCTTTCCAGGCGCAAAAATTGGTGTGCTTGGTTTAAACGGTGCAGGTAAATCTACCTTGCTTCGTATTATGGCGGGCGTAGATAAAGATTTCTCAGGTGAAGCACGTGCACAGCCAGGTATTAAAATTGGTTATTTAGAGCAAGAACCACCATTAGACGAAACTAAAGACGTGCGTGGTAACGTTGAAGATGGTTTACGTGAACCATTGGATGCTTTGGCGCGTCTTGACGAAGTATTTGCTGAATATGCGGCTGAAGATGCTGACTTCGATGCGCTTGCAAAAGAGCAAGAGAAGTTGGAAGCGATTATCCATGCTTGGGATGCACATAATATTGTCAACCAAATGGACCAAGCTGCTGCTGCGTTAAACCTTCCAGCTTGGGATGCAGACGTATCTAAGTTATCTGGTGGTGAGCGCCGTCGTGTTGCACTGTGCCGTTTGCTGTTGTCTAAACCAGACATGTTGCTTCTTGATGAACCGACGAACCATTTGGATGCATCATCTGTTGCATGGTTAGAACGTTTCTTGAAAGATTTCCCAGGTACGATCGTGGCGATTACGCATGACCGTTACTTCTTGGACAACGTGGCTGAGTGGATTCTTGAACTTGACCGTGGTATGGGTATTCCTTATCAAGGGAACTATTCTTCTTGGTTAGAGCAGAAAAATGCACGTTTAGAGCAAGAGAATAAGCAAGAAGAATCTTTTGCTAAAGCATTGAAAAAAGAACTTGAATGGGTTCGTTCAAATGCCAAAGGTCAGCAAAAGAAAAACAAAGCGCGTATGGAGCGTTTTGAAGAGCTTAACTCACGTGAGTTCCAACAGCGTAATGAAACTTCTGAAATCTACATTCCACCTGGTCCACGCCTAGGTAACAAGGTTGTAGAAGTGGAAGGCATTAGCAAATCGTTTGGTGATCGTACGCTTTATAAAGATTTATCCTTTGTTGTTCCACCTGCTGCGATTGTGGGTATTGTGGGTGAAAACGGTGCGGGTAAAACTACACTATTCCGCATGATGACAGGTGAGCAACAACCTGACACAGGTACTGTAGTGCTAGGTGAGTCAGTTAAAGTGGCTTACGTGGGTCAGATTCGTGACACGCTTGATGACAACAAAACGGTTTGGGAAGAAGTTTCTGGCGGTTTAGACATCTTACGGATCGGTGAATATGAAATTGCATCACGTGCGTATATCGGTCGCTTTAACTTTAAAGGGCAAGATCAGCAAAAACGTGTAGGTCAATTGTCAGGTGGTGAGCGTAACCGTTTACAACTTGCAAAAATCCTGCAAATGGGTGCAAACGTGATTTTACTCGATGAACCGTCAAACGACTTGGACATCGAAACTTTACGTGCGCTTGAGGATGCAATTTTGGTATTCCCAGGTACAGTGATGGTGATCTCGCATGACCGTTGGTTCTTAGACCGTATTGCAACACACATCTTGTCATTCGAAGGTGAAACACCAGAATTCTTCACAGGTAACTATGCTGAATTTGAAGAATACCGTCGTAAACGTGATGGCGATGACCTTGTAACTAAGCGTCAAAAATATCGTAAAATTGGTGTATAA
- a CDS encoding tetratricopeptide repeat protein, whose translation MLVHIFKRFLESTSSHSMTEININDEALLNGRPSSSCSIENHDTRNIMWGYLRAALRGDQEAQYQMGLNYLNGHLGLDRSYIHAEKWLEQAAHQGHPFAKEELKKAYNQLAFS comes from the coding sequence ATGTTAGTACATATTTTTAAACGCTTTTTAGAAAGCACTTCATCGCACTCAATGACTGAGATCAACATAAACGATGAAGCTCTACTCAATGGACGACCATCATCTAGCTGTTCAATAGAAAATCATGACACTCGCAACATCATGTGGGGCTATCTACGTGCTGCTTTACGCGGTGATCAAGAAGCACAATATCAAATGGGCTTAAACTATCTCAATGGACATTTAGGTTTAGATCGTAGCTATATTCATGCAGAGAAGTGGCTAGAACAAGCTGCTCATCAAGGACATCCTTTTGCAAAGGAAGAACTGAAAAAAGCATATAATCAATTGGCATTTTCATAA
- a CDS encoding tetratricopeptide repeat protein: MDFNQLQRYIKKSIISYFSTSLVLHRHLFSESLRSYQRAQHFEHLSVNSFSSLPYTLTEENPNSHQRNAIWYFLNAALQGYSTAQFKLGMLYLNGQLGLEPNLEKAEMWLNLAANQGHIEASNELSKLYYLIKINA, translated from the coding sequence ATGGATTTTAATCAATTACAGCGTTATATAAAAAAATCTATTATCTCTTACTTTTCAACAAGTCTTGTGCTACATCGCCATTTGTTTTCTGAATCCCTGCGCAGTTATCAACGTGCCCAACATTTTGAACATTTATCTGTAAATAGCTTTTCATCGCTACCCTATACACTGACAGAGGAAAATCCGAATAGCCATCAACGCAATGCGATTTGGTATTTTTTAAATGCTGCATTACAAGGTTATAGTACCGCCCAGTTCAAATTGGGTATGCTGTATCTCAATGGTCAATTGGGGTTAGAACCCAATCTAGAAAAAGCAGAAATGTGGTTAAATTTAGCTGCAAATCAAGGACATATTGAAGCATCAAATGAGCTTAGCAAGCTTTATTACTTAATCAAAATAAATGCTTAA
- a CDS encoding cation diffusion facilitator family transporter yields the protein MSDHHGHDHSHAVVTEQNAKKLTIALILTTLFLVVEVIAGFLTQSLALLSDAAHMFTDAAALAIALVAIRVGKLPADDKRTFGYQRFEILAALFNASMLFMVAIYILYEAYQRFSQPPEIQSLGMLIVAVIGLVINLISMKILMSSAKDSLNVKGAYLEVFSDALGSIGVIIGAALIYFTGWVWVDTLIAVLIGFWVLPRAWTLLKQSINILLEGVPEEIDIEKLRQDLLSLQGVESIHQLKVWAISSKNVHLTVHLLAPTADRNALYQQALELLSHEYGITEMTLQIEDNECVALTHEHAKPDTHRDDEGSTHSHSH from the coding sequence ATGAGTGATCATCATGGGCATGACCACAGTCATGCGGTTGTGACAGAGCAAAATGCAAAAAAACTCACGATTGCGCTTATTCTTACGACGCTATTTTTGGTTGTCGAAGTCATTGCAGGCTTTTTAACACAGAGTTTGGCATTGTTGTCAGATGCGGCCCATATGTTTACAGATGCTGCTGCCTTAGCGATCGCATTGGTTGCGATTCGAGTTGGAAAACTGCCTGCAGATGATAAGCGCACTTTTGGTTATCAGCGTTTTGAGATTTTAGCTGCATTGTTCAATGCTTCTATGTTGTTCATGGTAGCGATTTATATTCTCTATGAGGCATATCAACGTTTTAGTCAGCCGCCAGAAATTCAAAGTTTAGGAATGTTGATAGTTGCTGTGATTGGCTTGGTGATTAATCTCATTTCAATGAAGATTTTAATGTCGAGTGCCAAAGATAGCCTTAATGTAAAAGGGGCTTATTTGGAGGTATTCAGTGATGCGCTTGGTTCTATTGGTGTAATTATTGGGGCAGCACTGATCTATTTTACTGGATGGGTGTGGGTGGATACCTTGATCGCGGTATTGATCGGATTTTGGGTTTTGCCACGTGCTTGGACTTTACTCAAACAAAGTATCAATATTTTATTGGAAGGTGTGCCTGAAGAAATTGATATTGAGAAATTACGCCAAGACTTATTATCTCTGCAGGGGGTGGAGAGTATCCATCAATTGAAAGTATGGGCGATTAGCTCCAAAAATGTACATTTAACTGTGCATTTATTGGCTCCAACAGCGGATCGTAATGCATTATATCAACAAGCTTTAGAGCTGCTGAGTCATGAATACGGGATCACTGAAATGACGTTGCAAATTGAAGATAACGAATGTGTGGCGCTTACTCATGAGCATGCAAAACCAGATACACATCGTGATGATGAGGGATCTACACACTCACATTCACATTAA
- a CDS encoding O-acetylhomoserine aminocarboxypropyltransferase/cysteine synthase family protein — MTYKDETLAIHAGYTPEATTKAVAVPIYQTTSYAFDDTQHGADLFDLKVQGNIYTRIMNPTTAVLEQRLAALEGGIGALALASGMSAITYSIQTIAEAGDNIVSVSTLYGGTYNLFAHTLPKQGIEVRFFDYQKPESLHDLIDDKTKLVFVESIGNPLGNIIDLEAISKIAHEYGVPVIVDNTVATPALLKPFEHGADIVVHSLTKYIGGHGNSIGGAIVDSGKFPWGKYPERFKVLNTPDPSYHGVNYVEALGEAAYIARARVVPLRNTGAAISPLSVFLILQGLETLNLRMERHTENAQKVAEYLQAHSKVKWVNYAGLKDHPQHALAQKYVKGKPSAILSFGVQDGREGGTRFIDALQLFTRLVNIGDAKSLACHPATTTHRQLNEDELKAAGVSIDMVRLSVGIEHIDDLIADLAQALDKV, encoded by the coding sequence ATGACGTATAAGGATGAAACGCTCGCGATTCATGCAGGTTATACACCTGAAGCGACCACTAAAGCTGTGGCTGTGCCTATTTATCAAACCACTTCTTATGCTTTTGATGACACCCAACATGGCGCAGATTTATTTGACCTTAAAGTTCAGGGCAATATCTACACACGGATCATGAACCCAACCACTGCCGTTTTAGAGCAACGTCTTGCTGCACTTGAAGGGGGAATTGGGGCTTTGGCATTGGCTTCGGGTATGTCCGCCATTACTTATTCTATTCAAACCATCGCTGAAGCGGGTGACAATATTGTTTCTGTTTCAACGCTTTATGGTGGAACGTATAACCTATTTGCACACACCCTTCCAAAGCAAGGCATCGAAGTTCGTTTCTTCGATTATCAAAAACCTGAAAGTTTGCATGATCTGATTGATGACAAAACTAAATTGGTTTTTGTAGAGTCGATTGGTAACCCGCTTGGGAATATCATTGATCTTGAAGCGATTTCAAAAATTGCCCATGAATATGGCGTACCCGTGATTGTAGACAACACAGTTGCGACACCCGCCCTACTCAAACCCTTTGAACATGGGGCAGACATCGTTGTACACTCATTAACCAAATATATTGGTGGTCATGGTAACTCTATCGGTGGCGCGATTGTGGACAGTGGTAAATTCCCGTGGGGTAAATATCCTGAACGCTTTAAAGTGCTCAATACGCCTGATCCAAGTTATCACGGTGTGAACTACGTAGAAGCTTTAGGTGAGGCGGCGTATATTGCACGTGCCCGTGTTGTACCATTACGCAATACCGGTGCTGCGATCAGTCCTCTAAGCGTTTTCCTGATTCTTCAAGGTTTAGAAACATTAAACTTGCGTATGGAACGTCATACTGAAAATGCACAAAAAGTGGCTGAATATTTACAAGCACATTCAAAAGTGAAATGGGTCAATTACGCAGGTTTAAAAGACCATCCACAACATGCTTTGGCACAAAAATATGTCAAAGGTAAACCCTCTGCTATTTTATCTTTTGGTGTGCAAGATGGCCGTGAAGGTGGAACTCGCTTCATTGATGCATTACAACTTTTCACTCGCTTAGTGAATATCGGTGATGCGAAAAGTTTGGCGTGCCACCCTGCAACAACAACCCATCGCCAGCTCAATGAAGATGAACTCAAAGCTGCGGGCGTCAGCATTGATATGGTCCGCTTATCTGTGGGTATTGAGCATATTGATGATTTAATTGCCGATTTAGCACAAGCACTTGACAAAGTATAA
- the gltX gene encoding glutamate--tRNA ligase, whose amino-acid sequence MTVRTRIAPSPTGFPHVGTAYIALFNLCFAKQHGGEFILRIEDTDQLRSTPESEQMILDSLRWLGLNWSEGPDVGGPHAPYRQSERMGIYKQYALDLVEKGHAFYCFATPEELDQMRAEQQARGESPRYDGRGLLLSEEEVQRRLAAGEAHVIRMKVPTEGICKFNDMLRGEVEIPWAQVDMQILLKTDGLPTYHLANVVDDHLMEITHVIRGEEWIPSAPKHQLLYQYFGWEMPVLCHMPLLRNPDKSKLSKRKNPTSINYYKNIGVLPEALLNYLGRMGWSMPDEREKFTLAEMIEHFDIQRVSLGGPIFDVEKLNWLNGQWIKGLSPSELLDTLLAWKSDRQTLEDIAAAIQPRINLLSEAVNWAGFYFNQFPNITKEQFESKKLTEEQVRQSLQFAIWRLENMFTWNNDTVSQTLMDLANQMEIKLRDFMPTFFIAIAGSTSSTPVMQSMVTIGPDLTFARLRHALEIVGVPSKKETKAWEKLNESLKLPKNDAVDEA is encoded by the coding sequence ATGACCGTTCGTACCCGTATTGCTCCGTCTCCAACAGGCTTTCCTCATGTAGGTACAGCTTATATTGCGTTATTTAACCTGTGTTTTGCTAAACAACATGGTGGTGAATTTATTCTACGCATCGAAGACACTGACCAATTACGTTCTACCCCTGAATCTGAACAAATGATTTTAGACTCATTGCGTTGGTTAGGTTTAAATTGGTCGGAAGGTCCAGATGTGGGTGGTCCACATGCACCCTATCGCCAATCTGAGCGTATGGGCATCTATAAACAATATGCACTTGATTTAGTTGAAAAGGGTCATGCTTTCTACTGTTTTGCAACCCCAGAAGAACTTGATCAAATGCGTGCAGAACAGCAAGCACGTGGTGAAAGTCCGCGTTATGACGGACGTGGTTTATTACTTTCAGAAGAAGAAGTACAACGCCGTTTAGCAGCAGGTGAAGCACATGTCATTCGTATGAAAGTGCCAACCGAAGGCATTTGTAAATTTAACGATATGCTACGTGGTGAAGTTGAAATTCCATGGGCGCAAGTCGACATGCAAATTTTACTCAAAACTGATGGTTTACCAACTTACCACTTAGCCAATGTCGTGGATGACCACTTGATGGAAATCACGCATGTCATTCGTGGTGAAGAATGGATTCCTTCTGCACCTAAGCATCAATTATTGTATCAATATTTTGGCTGGGAGATGCCTGTACTCTGCCATATGCCGTTGTTACGTAATCCTGATAAATCAAAATTATCTAAACGTAAAAACCCAACATCAATTAATTACTATAAAAATATTGGTGTGCTACCTGAAGCCCTATTGAACTATTTAGGTCGTATGGGTTGGTCAATGCCTGATGAGCGTGAAAAATTCACTTTGGCTGAAATGATCGAACACTTTGACATTCAACGTGTATCTTTGGGTGGACCAATCTTTGATGTGGAAAAACTCAATTGGTTAAATGGTCAATGGATCAAAGGTCTCAGCCCTTCTGAACTGCTAGATACATTATTGGCATGGAAATCTGACCGTCAAACTTTAGAAGATATTGCTGCTGCTATTCAACCACGCATCAATTTATTGTCTGAAGCAGTCAATTGGGCAGGTTTTTATTTCAACCAATTCCCAAACATTACCAAAGAACAATTTGAAAGCAAAAAATTGACGGAAGAACAAGTTCGTCAAAGCTTACAATTTGCCATTTGGCGTTTAGAGAACATGTTTACATGGAACAATGACACGGTTAGCCAAACCCTCATGGATTTGGCAAATCAGATGGAAATCAAACTACGTGACTTTATGCCAACCTTCTTTATTGCCATTGCAGGTTCAACCTCTTCAACCCCTGTCATGCAGTCTATGGTCACCATTGGTCCAGATTTAACCTTTGCTCGTTTACGTCATGCGCTTGAAATTGTCGGCGTTCCGAGCAAAAAAGAAACAAAAGCGTGGGAAAAACTCAATGAAAGCTTAAAATTGCCGAAAAATGATGCAGTTGATGAAGCTTAA
- a CDS encoding DUF4179 domain-containing protein, translating to MKSRTVQLFMLGLTLGLGLEAAQAAAIANNQNTTAFQVITDKKSPIEKALSQQKREGKLLLNQDDIKVFTSLKTPASQNFLAEQHQRFSRFVQAIFQPHNS from the coding sequence ATGAAATCACGTACTGTTCAATTATTTATGCTTGGCTTAACCTTAGGTTTAGGTCTAGAAGCAGCGCAAGCTGCTGCGATTGCAAACAACCAAAATACAACAGCATTTCAAGTGATCACAGACAAAAAATCACCGATTGAAAAAGCCTTAAGTCAGCAAAAACGTGAAGGCAAACTACTTTTAAATCAAGATGATATTAAAGTTTTTACGTCTTTAAAAACACCTGCATCACAAAACTTTCTAGCAGAACAGCACCAACGTTTTTCTCGTTTTGTACAAGCAATTTTTCAACCGCATAACTCTTAA
- a CDS encoding SDR family NAD(P)-dependent oxidoreductase has product MNKKLEQLFQQKVQDKVVLITGASSGIGLTVAHKLADAGAHVLLVSRTEETLKKVQADIQAKGGKADIFPCDLNDMDAIDIVSKQIISSVDHIDILINNAGRSIRRAVHESIDRFHDFERTMQLNYFGAVRLVLNILPQMMHRKNGQIINISSIGVLANATRFSAYVASKAALDAFSRCLSAEVHSHKIAITSVYMPLVRTPMIAPTKIYKYVPTLSPEQAADLIAYAIVKRPKKVATHLGRLASITYSIAPEINNKLMSIGFNLFPSSSASVGKKEKLNLVQKAYARLFPGEHW; this is encoded by the coding sequence ATGAACAAAAAACTAGAACAACTTTTCCAACAAAAAGTACAGGATAAAGTCGTTTTAATCACAGGCGCATCGAGTGGTATTGGTTTAACCGTTGCACATAAACTTGCAGATGCAGGTGCACATGTTCTTTTGGTCTCACGCACCGAAGAAACACTAAAAAAAGTGCAAGCAGACATTCAAGCCAAGGGCGGAAAAGCAGATATTTTCCCATGTGATTTGAATGATATGGATGCCATCGATATCGTATCCAAACAGATTATCTCATCTGTCGATCATATTGATATTTTGATCAACAATGCAGGGCGTTCGATTCGCCGTGCAGTACATGAGTCCATTGATCGTTTTCACGACTTTGAACGCACTATGCAGTTAAATTATTTTGGTGCAGTACGTTTAGTGCTCAATATTTTACCGCAAATGATGCATCGTAAAAATGGTCAGATTATCAATATCAGTTCGATTGGCGTATTGGCAAATGCCACTCGCTTCTCAGCATATGTTGCATCAAAAGCAGCATTGGATGCGTTTAGCCGCTGCCTATCTGCCGAAGTGCATTCACATAAGATTGCGATTACCTCGGTCTACATGCCACTTGTGCGTACACCAATGATTGCACCGACCAAAATTTATAAATATGTGCCGACCCTTTCGCCTGAACAAGCCGCAGATTTGATTGCTTATGCAATCGTGAAGCGTCCGAAAAAAGTGGCAACTCATCTTGGACGTCTGGCATCAATTACTTACTCGATTGCGCCTGAGATTAATAACAAACTGATGTCGATTGGTTTTAATTTATTCCCAAGCTCAAGTGCTTCTGTTGGGAAGAAGGAAAAATTAAATCTCGTACAAAAAGCGTATGCACGTTTATTCCCTGGTGAGCATTGGTAA